A DNA window from Actinomadura luzonensis contains the following coding sequences:
- a CDS encoding RNA polymerase sigma factor yields the protein MGNTSASSHQRPTGRTDEETLSDSYRAHAPALRSYLRRFISPQDVEDLLQVVFADAWRSRGRYDPGRSQAAWLYVIAHRRAVDHLRVRRLATVPLDAVAEAAAPAQRPADEEVADRDRVRRALAALSHAQRQVIELAYYGELTQQEIAERLRVPLGTVKARTSRGLHKLSALLSAAEAA from the coding sequence ATGGGGAACACTTCGGCGAGCAGCCACCAGCGGCCCACCGGCCGGACCGACGAGGAGACCTTGAGCGACAGCTACCGCGCGCACGCCCCGGCCCTCCGCTCCTACCTGCGGCGCTTCATCTCGCCGCAGGACGTGGAGGACCTGCTGCAGGTGGTGTTCGCCGACGCCTGGCGCTCCCGCGGGCGTTACGACCCGGGACGCAGCCAGGCCGCCTGGCTGTACGTGATCGCGCACCGCCGCGCCGTGGACCACCTCCGCGTCCGCCGCCTGGCCACGGTGCCGCTGGACGCCGTGGCCGAGGCGGCGGCGCCCGCGCAGCGCCCGGCCGACGAGGAGGTGGCCGACCGCGACCGGGTCCGCCGCGCCCTGGCCGCGCTCTCCCACGCACAGCGCCAGGTGATCGAGCTGGCCTATTACGGCGAGCTGACCCAGCAGGAGATCGCCGAACGGCTCCGCGTCCCGCTGGGCACGGTCAAGGCGCGCACCTCTCGCGGCCTGCACAAGCTGTCGGCCCTGCTGTCGGCGGCCGAGGCCGCCTGA
- a CDS encoding FAD-dependent monooxygenase, whose product MNERTVLISGAGVGGPALAYWLARHNFRVTVVERAGALRSSGNPVDVRGPAMDVAARMGIVPRLREAATGNTGLAFVDAAGRRLARVDMPGGRRGEEIELPRGDLAAILYDAAREHAEFLFDDSMTAIAQDAHGVEVTFERAAPRRFDLVIGTDGLHSATRRLAFGEEGGLVRHMGLYVATTPLGGHRARERHEGGDVVMHNAPGRAVAVSPTPAGDLAFFLYRAPAEPGFDHRDAEQHKRMLAAAFAGVGWRAPELLERVRAATDLYFDSVSQVRLPRWWTGRVALLGDAASCVSLFGDGSTLAMAGAYTLAAELAATPADPQAAFARYESAHRRLVDPKQANVGRAAALMVPATRAGVATRNLAARAWPLASAVARLRRVPAGRPTPA is encoded by the coding sequence ATGAACGAGCGCACAGTGCTGATCTCCGGAGCGGGCGTGGGCGGCCCGGCCCTCGCCTACTGGCTGGCCCGGCACAACTTCCGGGTGACGGTCGTCGAGCGCGCCGGAGCGCTGCGCTCCAGCGGCAACCCGGTGGACGTGCGCGGCCCCGCCATGGACGTCGCCGCCCGCATGGGCATCGTCCCCCGGCTGCGCGAGGCGGCCACCGGCAACACCGGCCTCGCCTTCGTCGACGCGGCGGGCCGCCGCCTGGCCCGCGTGGACATGCCCGGCGGGCGGCGCGGCGAGGAGATCGAGCTGCCGCGCGGCGACCTCGCCGCGATCCTGTACGACGCGGCCCGCGAGCACGCCGAGTTCCTGTTCGACGACAGCATGACGGCGATCGCGCAGGACGCGCACGGCGTCGAGGTGACCTTCGAGCGGGCCGCGCCCCGCCGCTTCGACCTGGTGATCGGCACCGACGGCCTGCACTCCGCGACGCGCCGGCTGGCGTTCGGCGAGGAGGGCGGCCTGGTGCGGCACATGGGCCTGTACGTCGCCACCACCCCGCTCGGCGGCCACCGCGCCAGGGAGAGGCACGAGGGCGGGGACGTCGTCATGCACAACGCGCCCGGCCGGGCCGTCGCGGTGAGCCCCACGCCCGCCGGCGACCTCGCCTTCTTCCTCTACCGCGCCCCGGCCGAGCCCGGCTTCGACCACCGCGACGCCGAGCAGCACAAGCGGATGCTGGCCGCGGCGTTCGCGGGGGTGGGCTGGCGGGCGCCGGAGCTGCTGGAGCGGGTGCGGGCCGCCACCGACCTCTACTTCGACTCGGTCAGCCAGGTGCGGCTGCCGCGCTGGTGGACCGGCCGGGTGGCGCTGCTCGGTGACGCCGCCTCGTGCGTGTCGCTGTTCGGGGACGGCTCCACGCTGGCCATGGCGGGGGCGTACACGCTGGCGGCGGAGCTGGCCGCCACGCCCGCCGACCCGCAGGCGGCCTTCGCCCGCTACGAGAGCGCGCACCGCCGCCTGGTCGACCCCAAGCAGGCGAACGTCGGCCGCGCGGCCGCCCTCATGGTGCCCGCGACCCGGGCCGGGGTCGCGACGCGCAACCTGGCGGCCCGGGCCTGGCCGCTCGCCTCGGCCGTGGCCCGCCTGCGCCGCGTCCCCGCCGGCCGCCCCACGCCGGCCTGA
- a CDS encoding TetR/AcrR family transcriptional regulator, which produces MDGKTQGLRADARRNRDLILAAAQELFLEQGVDVALEEVARRAGVGIGTLYRRFPDREALLRGVGEAGLRRMAELAEAARREEPDAWHALCRFLRCCTELRLGELSAKLDPVLHQRMRAGEEQHELRERVTEGLLGMIAEAQADGALRADVGPVDLALIMTLHVYAPPGLPGGQGLPRVVEIVLDGLRADRATPLPGPRSTSADLRRYTAVEPGAR; this is translated from the coding sequence ATGGATGGGAAAACGCAGGGGCTCCGCGCGGACGCCCGCCGCAACCGGGACCTGATCCTCGCCGCCGCCCAGGAGCTGTTCCTGGAGCAGGGCGTCGACGTGGCGCTGGAGGAGGTGGCCAGGCGCGCGGGCGTCGGCATCGGCACGCTCTACCGGCGCTTCCCCGACCGGGAGGCGCTGCTGCGCGGCGTCGGCGAGGCGGGCCTGCGGCGCATGGCCGAGCTGGCCGAGGCCGCCCGGCGCGAGGAGCCCGACGCCTGGCACGCGCTCTGCCGGTTCCTGCGGTGCTGCACGGAGCTGCGCCTCGGGGAGCTGTCGGCCAAGCTCGACCCCGTCCTGCACCAGCGGATGCGCGCCGGCGAGGAGCAGCACGAGCTGCGCGAGCGGGTGACCGAGGGGCTGCTCGGGATGATCGCGGAGGCTCAGGCCGACGGGGCGCTGCGGGCCGACGTCGGTCCCGTGGACCTCGCGCTGATCATGACCCTGCACGTCTACGCCCCGCCGGGGCTGCCGGGCGGGCAGGGGTTGCCGCGGGTGGTGGAGATCGTCCTCGACGGGCTGCGCGCCGACCGTGCCACCCCGCTGCCCGGCCCCCGCTCCACCTCGGCCGACCTGCGCCGCTACACCGCCGTCGAGCCCGGCGCGCGCTGA
- a CDS encoding MerR family transcriptional regulator, which produces MSEEEAGYGIGAVSRLLGVPAPTLRTWNLRYGLGPSRRSAGGHRRYDSGDLDRLREMQRLIAEGLPPSEAARRARRARTATPPAGSPAAAAPGSTTPASTTPATTATASTATASTATGGATALVRAAYALDSHAVTALLDAALAAEGVRSTWERLVLPAFDAVCRRQDGTGAGIDVEHLLSDRLLAALHGHALRQAPGPRGRRPVLLACAEEEQHTLPVHALSAALAEEGVETRLLGARTPYAALAHAMRRLHPAAVFLWSQQESTGDTAPLAGLPRLRPAARLVLGGRGWPETLPAGVIRVDTFREALSQIRRTLP; this is translated from the coding sequence GTGAGTGAGGAAGAGGCCGGGTACGGGATCGGGGCCGTCTCGCGGCTGCTCGGCGTGCCCGCGCCCACGCTGCGCACCTGGAACCTGCGCTACGGGCTCGGCCCGAGCCGGCGCAGCGCGGGCGGCCACCGCCGCTACGACTCCGGCGACCTGGACCGGCTGCGGGAGATGCAGCGGCTGATCGCCGAGGGCCTGCCCCCGTCCGAAGCCGCCCGCCGCGCCCGCCGCGCCCGCACCGCCACCCCACCCGCCGGCTCACCGGCCGCCGCCGCGCCCGGCAGCACGACGCCCGCCAGCACGACGCCCGCCACCACGGCGACCGCCAGTACGGCGACCGCCAGCACGGCGACCGGCGGGGCGACGGCGCTGGTGCGGGCCGCGTACGCGCTCGACAGTCACGCCGTCACCGCCCTCCTGGACGCGGCGCTCGCCGCGGAGGGGGTGCGCTCCACCTGGGAGCGCCTGGTCCTGCCGGCCTTCGACGCGGTCTGCCGCCGCCAGGACGGCACCGGCGCGGGCATCGACGTCGAGCACCTGCTGTCCGACCGCCTCCTGGCGGCGTTGCACGGGCACGCGCTCCGGCAGGCCCCGGGCCCCCGGGGCCGACGTCCGGTGCTGCTCGCCTGCGCCGAGGAGGAGCAGCACACGCTGCCGGTCCACGCGTTGTCGGCCGCGCTGGCCGAGGAGGGTGTGGAGACGCGCCTGCTCGGCGCCCGCACCCCTTACGCCGCGCTGGCGCACGCCATGCGCAGGCTGCATCCGGCGGCGGTCTTCCTGTGGTCGCAGCAGGAGTCGACCGGCGACACCGCGCCGCTGGCGGGGCTGCCGCGGCTGCGGCCGGCCGCGCGCCTCGTCCTGGGCGGCCGGGGCTGGCCGGAGACTCTTCCCGCGGGCGTGATCAGGGTAGATACCTTCCGCGAGGCTCTGTCCCAAATCCGGCGGACCCTGCCTTGA